One segment of Bradyrhizobium sp. WD16 DNA contains the following:
- a CDS encoding DNA-binding transcriptional regulator, whose amino-acid sequence MLRLRLKADGRIVELRDGREAPLAPELLETPPAPPDIPGVRELRRRARLTQAEFAARLGVPLDTIRNWEQGKRSPRGPARALLAVIAHAPDTVFAALSGSTPAA is encoded by the coding sequence ATGCTGCGTTTGCGACTGAAGGCCGACGGCCGGATCGTGGAGTTGCGCGATGGCCGCGAGGCGCCGCTGGCGCCGGAACTGCTGGAAACTCCGCCGGCGCCGCCCGATATTCCCGGCGTACGCGAATTGCGCCGCCGCGCCCGGCTGACCCAGGCCGAATTCGCCGCGCGCCTCGGCGTGCCGCTCGACACCATCCGCAACTGGGAGCAGGGCAAGCGCTCGCCGCGCGGACCAGCGCGCGCGCTGCTCGCCGTGATCGCCCACGCGCCAGATACGGTTTTCGCCGCATTGTCGGGATCCACTCCGGCGGCGTGA
- a CDS encoding efflux RND transporter permease subunit produces the protein MFTFLVTQSLRNRLLVLALSVALIILGLVTIQRLPVDVFPDLNRPTVTIMTESEGLAPPEVEQLVTFPIETQMNGVPGVSRVRSVSGVGLSIVYVEFNWDTDIYRNRQLVAEKLAAARDQLPANTVPQLGPMSSIMGQIELVALSSDRLSPMELREIADFTVRPRLLGIPGVAQVIPIGGEVRQYRVAPQTAAMRALGVSYDQVERALAQFGTNSGGGFTDLNSREYLIRNIGRSTSLDDLRNIVVTKIGGRPVYLSQVASVAFAPKTKRGDAGYQGKPAVIVSVEKQPNVDTITLTRSLESALTELSRSLPAGVQADQILFRQADFIETSIHNLQRVLVEAAIVVAAVLFAFLLNWRTTAISLIAIPLSILTTAVIFKLAGLSINTMTLGGLAIAIGELVDDAVVDVENILRRLRENRTAVRPRPVFDVVVSASQEVRSGIVYATMIIVLVFLPLFALGGIEGRLFTPLGEAYIVSILSSLLVSITLTPVLAYYLLPKLKGRAEHDGALVRVLKRGYARLLSAALGHGRILVAGAGLAVALAVAGAFTLPRAFLPPFNEGSFTINLLFNPGVSLTESNRVGLIAERLILEVPDVAAVGRRTGRAELDEHAEGVHSSEIEVEMRPTTRGKPEIVADIRSRLALLPLAVNVGQPISHRLDHMLSGVRAEIALKVFGDDLDALRSTAEELRGRLARIPGIADLQVEKQVRIPQLEIRVDYQRAALYGVQPGAIVDYLSRLSSGRVVSRVVDGYRRFDVVMRLPDSARTTDKLGDLLIETPSGWIPARQLADIKETDGPNQILRENGRRRLVVLANTDGHADMAQIVKAIRGEVEKTKLPEGYFTSLEGTFQAQEEATRTIGVLSVVSLALIFAILYSRYRSVALSLIIMGNLPLALIGAVIALYLAGQPLSVASMIGFITLTGIAARNGILKISHYINLSLQEGVPFGRELIVRGSLERLTPVLMTALSAGVALVPLLWDAATPGKEILHPVAVTIFGGLISATLLDSFLTPVLFARFGGRAIKHLAPLAEPASGAARPAQAF, from the coding sequence ATGTTCACGTTTCTCGTCACCCAGTCGTTGCGCAACCGCTTGCTGGTCCTGGCGCTCAGCGTCGCGCTGATCATCCTCGGACTCGTCACCATTCAGCGGCTGCCGGTCGATGTCTTCCCCGACCTCAACCGGCCGACGGTCACCATCATGACCGAGTCGGAGGGGCTGGCGCCGCCCGAGGTGGAGCAGCTCGTCACCTTTCCCATCGAGACGCAGATGAACGGCGTGCCCGGCGTCAGCCGGGTCCGTTCGGTGTCAGGCGTCGGCCTGTCGATCGTCTACGTCGAATTCAACTGGGACACCGATATCTACCGCAATCGCCAACTCGTCGCCGAGAAGCTGGCGGCGGCCCGCGATCAGCTGCCCGCCAACACGGTGCCGCAGCTCGGACCGATGAGCTCGATCATGGGCCAGATCGAGCTGGTGGCGCTGAGCAGCGACCGCCTGTCGCCGATGGAATTGCGCGAGATCGCCGATTTTACCGTCCGACCGCGGCTCCTCGGCATTCCCGGCGTCGCCCAGGTGATCCCGATCGGCGGCGAGGTCCGGCAGTACCGGGTGGCACCGCAGACCGCGGCGATGCGGGCGCTCGGCGTGTCCTATGATCAGGTCGAGCGGGCGCTGGCGCAGTTCGGCACCAACAGCGGCGGCGGTTTCACCGACCTCAATTCACGCGAATATCTGATCCGCAACATCGGTCGCAGCACCAGCCTCGACGATCTGCGCAATATCGTCGTCACCAAGATCGGCGGCCGGCCGGTCTATCTCAGCCAGGTCGCCAGTGTGGCCTTCGCACCCAAGACCAAGCGCGGCGATGCCGGCTATCAGGGCAAGCCGGCGGTGATCGTCTCGGTGGAGAAGCAGCCCAATGTCGATACCATCACGCTGACGAGGTCGCTGGAAAGCGCGCTGACCGAACTCTCGCGCAGTCTGCCCGCGGGCGTGCAGGCCGACCAGATCCTGTTCCGTCAGGCCGATTTCATCGAGACCTCGATCCACAATCTCCAGCGCGTGCTGGTCGAAGCCGCCATCGTCGTCGCGGCGGTGCTGTTCGCCTTCCTGCTCAACTGGCGGACCACGGCGATCTCGCTGATCGCCATTCCGCTGTCGATCCTGACAACCGCCGTGATCTTCAAGCTGGCGGGGCTGTCCATCAACACCATGACGCTGGGCGGCCTCGCCATCGCCATCGGCGAACTGGTCGACGACGCGGTGGTCGATGTCGAGAACATCCTGCGGCGGCTGCGCGAGAACCGCACTGCCGTACGCCCGCGACCGGTCTTCGACGTGGTGGTTTCGGCATCACAGGAGGTCCGTTCGGGCATCGTCTACGCCACCATGATCATCGTGCTGGTGTTCCTTCCGCTGTTTGCCCTTGGCGGCATCGAAGGCCGCCTGTTCACGCCGCTCGGCGAGGCCTACATCGTCTCGATCCTGTCGAGCCTTCTGGTCTCGATCACCCTGACGCCGGTGCTCGCCTATTATCTGCTGCCCAAGCTCAAGGGCAGGGCGGAGCATGACGGCGCGCTGGTTCGCGTGCTCAAGCGCGGCTACGCCCGTCTGCTGTCGGCGGCGCTCGGCCACGGTCGCATCTTGGTGGCCGGTGCCGGACTTGCGGTAGCGCTGGCGGTCGCCGGCGCCTTCACGCTGCCGCGGGCCTTCCTGCCGCCGTTCAACGAGGGCAGCTTCACCATCAACCTGTTGTTCAACCCGGGCGTCAGCCTCACCGAATCGAACCGTGTCGGCCTGATCGCCGAACGGCTCATCCTCGAGGTGCCTGACGTCGCGGCTGTCGGGCGGCGGACCGGCCGCGCCGAGCTCGACGAACATGCTGAAGGCGTGCACTCCTCGGAGATCGAGGTCGAAATGCGGCCGACGACGCGCGGCAAGCCGGAGATCGTCGCCGACATCCGCAGCCGCCTCGCGCTCCTGCCGCTCGCCGTCAATGTCGGTCAGCCGATCTCGCACCGGCTCGACCACATGCTGTCCGGCGTCCGGGCGGAAATCGCGCTGAAGGTCTTCGGCGACGATCTCGACGCTCTGCGCAGCACCGCCGAGGAACTGCGTGGCCGTCTGGCCCGCATTCCAGGCATCGCGGACCTGCAGGTCGAGAAGCAGGTGCGGATTCCGCAGCTCGAGATCCGGGTCGACTACCAGCGCGCCGCGCTTTACGGCGTGCAGCCCGGCGCCATCGTCGACTATCTCAGCCGGCTCTCCAGCGGCCGCGTCGTCAGCCGGGTTGTCGACGGCTATCGCCGCTTCGACGTGGTGATGCGGCTGCCCGACAGCGCCCGCACCACGGACAAGCTTGGCGACCTGTTGATCGAGACGCCGTCGGGCTGGATTCCGGCGCGCCAGCTCGCCGACATCAAGGAAACCGACGGGCCCAACCAGATCCTGCGGGAGAACGGTCGCAGGCGGCTTGTCGTCCTTGCCAATACAGATGGCCATGCCGACATGGCGCAGATCGTCAAGGCGATCCGGGGCGAGGTCGAGAAGACGAAGTTGCCCGAGGGCTATTTCACCAGCCTCGAAGGCACTTTCCAGGCCCAGGAAGAGGCGACGCGAACCATTGGCGTCCTTTCGGTGGTCTCGCTCGCGCTGATCTTCGCCATTCTCTACAGCCGCTACCGGTCGGTGGCGCTGTCGCTGATCATCATGGGCAATCTGCCGCTCGCCCTGATCGGGGCGGTGATCGCGCTCTATCTCGCGGGGCAGCCGCTGTCGGTCGCCAGCATGATCGGTTTCATCACCCTGACCGGCATCGCCGCGCGCAACGGGATCCTCAAGATCAGCCACTACATCAACCTGTCGCTGCAGGAAGGCGTGCCGTTCGGCCGCGAGCTGATCGTCCGCGGCAGTCTCGAGCGGCTGACGCCGGTGCTGATGACGGCGCTGTCCGCCGGCGTTGCCCTGGTGCCGCTGCTGTGGGACGCGGCGACCCCGGGCAAGGAGATCCTGCATCCGGTCGCGGTGACGATCTTCGGCGGGCTGATCAGTGCGACGCTGCTTGATTCCTTCCTGACCCCGGTCCTGTTCGCCCGCTTCGGTGGGCGGGCGATCAAGCACCTTGCGCCGCTGGCCGAACCGGCGAGCGGTGCCGCGCGTCCGGCGCAGGCATTCTGA
- a CDS encoding polysaccharide deacetylase family protein: MTVRSGEFPVAGKKCVADGSRRRPLLAGLIALLAAAPLAARAEDCPGHPNALGTSRTLVVDPTEHTKIGTMQYGETLPLKDHEVVLTFDDGPLPSHSNQVLETLASECVKATFFIIGRMAKQYPDGVRRLRDAGHTIGTHSENHPLSFNHMPLQRVEQEIEEGITHTTAALGGDTSAVSPFFRIPGLLRAEGVEDYLASRGIMTWSADFPADDWRHITPAQVMNYALTRLEAKGKGVLLLHDIQGRTATMLPQLLRELKTKGYHIVHVVAATPDRPKTPTEARDWLMHPDAGIAVARWPAVPRLIYAAKATTPAPDASTASAWLGDLARRQTGFYRPGRFGADVVPLPSDPAWPRPVVAAAAEAANTLPAPDQSLFRRIKIPGGSIRLAGRGQHAEAMPARLEPAVTMESAVAIQTVAARRQLPGSWPVMTVGLQRGPVTPR; this comes from the coding sequence ATGACGGTACGGTCTGGTGAGTTCCCGGTTGCGGGGAAAAAGTGCGTTGCGGATGGCTCGCGCCGCCGTCCCCTGCTGGCCGGTCTGATCGCCCTGCTTGCCGCAGCGCCGCTTGCCGCCCGTGCCGAAGATTGCCCCGGCCACCCCAATGCGCTCGGCACCTCGCGCACCCTGGTGGTCGATCCGACCGAGCACACCAAGATCGGCACCATGCAATACGGCGAAACGTTGCCGTTGAAGGACCATGAGGTGGTGCTGACCTTCGACGACGGCCCTCTGCCGTCGCACAGCAACCAAGTACTGGAGACGCTGGCGTCCGAATGCGTCAAGGCGACGTTCTTCATCATCGGACGGATGGCCAAGCAGTACCCCGACGGCGTGCGGCGGCTGCGCGATGCCGGCCATACCATCGGCACCCACAGCGAAAACCACCCGCTCAGCTTCAATCACATGCCGCTGCAGCGCGTCGAGCAGGAGATCGAAGAAGGCATCACCCATACCACCGCCGCGCTCGGCGGCGACACCTCGGCGGTGTCGCCCTTCTTCCGGATCCCGGGATTGCTGCGCGCCGAAGGCGTCGAGGACTATCTCGCCTCGCGCGGCATCATGACCTGGAGCGCCGACTTCCCGGCGGACGACTGGCGGCACATCACGCCGGCCCAGGTGATGAACTACGCCCTCACCCGCCTCGAGGCGAAGGGCAAGGGCGTGCTGCTGCTGCACGATATCCAGGGCCGCACCGCCACCATGCTTCCGCAACTTTTGCGAGAATTGAAAACCAAGGGCTACCATATCGTGCATGTCGTGGCCGCGACGCCGGACCGGCCCAAGACCCCGACCGAGGCGAGGGACTGGCTGATGCATCCCGATGCCGGCATCGCGGTGGCGCGTTGGCCGGCGGTGCCGCGCCTGATCTATGCCGCCAAGGCGACCACCCCGGCTCCGGATGCCAGCACCGCCAGCGCCTGGCTCGGCGACCTCGCGCGGCGTCAGACCGGGTTCTACCGTCCCGGCCGGTTCGGCGCCGACGTAGTGCCGCTGCCGTCCGATCCTGCCTGGCCGCGGCCCGTTGTCGCCGCTGCCGCCGAGGCCGCAAACACCCTGCCCGCTCCGGACCAGAGCCTGTTCCGCCGAATCAAGATCCCCGGCGGCAGCATCCGCCTCGCCGGCCGCGGTCAGCACGCCGAGGCGATGCCGGCGAGGCTCGAGCCGGCCGTCACTATGGAGTCTGCCGTAGCGATCCAGACCGTCGCCGCGCGACGGCAGCTGCCGGGCAGCTGGCCCGTCATGACCGTCGGACTGCAGCGCGGCCCGGTGACGCCGCGGTAA
- a CDS encoding efflux RND transporter periplasmic adaptor subunit, with protein MSSRFAAALVAVVVTIASAIGTTQAHEGHDHQDEAPAAVATAVPAGAESASDQFELVALPRGGGLDIYLDAYATNAPVEGASIEIETPEGARKAQAAAGQPYRLEGEFLKKPGHYDLIATVQAAGTTDVLPLSIGVPEPAAGAPAQLALASTTILQPLAAVMLGIGIVLGLALGRILWRRGAAILALALLAGVILAPRQGFAHGGEDHGDDEHGGVAAASVAGPLARRLPDGSIYVPKPLQRIFEVRTVIAASGSHRRAIELPGRIIPDPNASGFVQAAIAGRLSPPPGGFPRLGTQVKAGDVLAYVTPPLQAIDRSDMRQRQGELDQQIAIVERRVARYEYLVPSGAATQTQLEEARLELQGLRDRRTSLDRARRESEALTAPVSGIIADGNPVAGQVAQANAVIFQVIDPNKLWVEALSYDAVADTMAASAQTSSGATLPLSFRGAGFADRSQSVPVHFAIDGEAGGLRAGQFVTVLVSKPDERKGIALPRTAVVRNANGQDFVFDHVGAERFEARPVRVEPLDGDRVLILAGLEGGRRVVVQGAELLNQVR; from the coding sequence ATGTCATCCCGGTTTGCTGCTGCGCTGGTCGCGGTGGTGGTGACGATCGCATCTGCGATCGGAACGACACAGGCCCATGAGGGCCATGACCATCAGGACGAGGCCCCGGCGGCGGTCGCCACCGCAGTCCCGGCGGGCGCGGAAAGCGCCTCCGATCAATTCGAGCTGGTGGCGCTGCCGCGTGGTGGCGGCCTCGATATCTATCTCGATGCCTACGCCACCAACGCCCCGGTGGAAGGCGCTTCGATCGAGATCGAGACCCCCGAAGGCGCACGCAAGGCGCAGGCCGCCGCCGGCCAGCCCTATCGGCTTGAAGGTGAGTTTCTCAAGAAGCCCGGGCATTACGATCTGATCGCCACGGTCCAGGCCGCCGGCACCACCGACGTTCTGCCATTGAGCATCGGTGTTCCGGAGCCTGCCGCGGGTGCGCCGGCGCAGCTCGCACTGGCGAGCACGACGATCCTCCAGCCGCTCGCCGCAGTGATGCTGGGCATCGGCATCGTGCTGGGGCTGGCGCTCGGCCGCATCCTCTGGCGACGCGGCGCCGCCATCCTCGCGCTGGCGTTGCTCGCAGGTGTGATCTTGGCGCCGCGGCAGGGCTTCGCCCACGGCGGTGAGGATCACGGTGACGATGAGCACGGCGGCGTGGCCGCGGCCTCGGTGGCGGGGCCGCTGGCACGGCGGCTGCCGGACGGCAGCATCTATGTGCCAAAACCGCTGCAGCGGATCTTCGAGGTCCGTACCGTGATTGCTGCGAGCGGCAGCCATCGCCGCGCCATCGAGCTGCCGGGCCGCATCATCCCCGATCCGAATGCCAGCGGCTTCGTCCAGGCTGCGATCGCCGGTCGGCTGTCGCCGCCGCCCGGCGGCTTCCCGCGTCTCGGCACGCAGGTGAAGGCTGGCGACGTGCTCGCCTATGTCACCCCGCCGCTCCAGGCCATCGACCGCTCCGACATGCGCCAGCGCCAGGGCGAGCTCGACCAGCAGATCGCCATCGTCGAGCGCCGCGTGGCCCGCTACGAATATCTCGTGCCGAGCGGCGCGGCGACGCAGACCCAGCTCGAAGAGGCGCGGCTGGAGCTGCAGGGCCTGCGGGATCGTCGCACCTCGCTCGATCGTGCCCGCCGCGAGTCCGAGGCGCTGACCGCGCCGGTCTCCGGCATCATCGCCGACGGCAATCCGGTGGCGGGGCAGGTGGCCCAGGCCAACGCCGTAATCTTCCAGGTCATCGACCCCAACAAGCTCTGGGTCGAGGCGCTCAGCTATGACGCCGTCGCGGATACCATGGCCGCCAGCGCGCAGACCTCGTCCGGCGCGACGCTGCCGCTGTCCTTCCGCGGCGCCGGCTTCGCCGATCGCAGCCAGAGCGTGCCTGTCCATTTCGCCATCGACGGCGAGGCGGGCGGCCTGCGCGCGGGCCAGTTCGTCACCGTGCTGGTGAGCAAGCCCGACGAGCGCAAGGGCATCGCCCTGCCGCGCACCGCGGTGGTGCGCAACGCCAATGGCCAGGACTTCGTCTTCGACCACGTCGGCGCCGAGCGCTTCGAGGCTCGCCCGGTGCGGGTCGAGCCGCTTGACGGCGATCGGGTGCTGATCCTCGCCGGTCTCGAGGGCGGCCGTCGGGTGGTGGTGCAGGGCGCCGAACTCCTCAATCAGGTGCGGTGA
- the lipB gene encoding lipoyl(octanoyl) transferase LipB: protein MVNGRQELDLTVFRRLLGEPVEWRISDRPVAYPEALAVMEERAAAIAEGKAPELVWLLEHPPLYTSGTSARPGDLLEQRFPVYASGRGGQFTYHGPGQRVVYPMLDLKRRRPDVRGYVAALEELIVRTLAAFNVRGERREDRVGVWVARPDKGPGFEDKIAAIGVRLRRWVAFHGIAINVEPDLGHFAGIVPCGVVDPRYGVTSLVDLGLPVTLPDVDVALRQTFEEIFGATRRADAPSAA from the coding sequence ATGGTTAACGGCCGCCAAGAGCTTGACCTGACTGTATTCCGTCGCCTTTTGGGGGAGCCGGTCGAATGGCGGATCTCCGACCGCCCGGTCGCCTACCCCGAGGCGCTGGCCGTGATGGAGGAGCGCGCTGCGGCGATTGCCGAGGGCAAGGCCCCAGAACTCGTCTGGCTGCTGGAGCATCCACCCCTCTATACCTCCGGGACCAGCGCCCGGCCGGGCGATCTGCTGGAGCAGCGATTCCCCGTCTATGCCAGCGGCCGCGGCGGCCAATTCACCTACCATGGCCCCGGCCAGCGGGTGGTCTACCCGATGCTCGACCTGAAGCGCCGCCGGCCCGACGTGCGCGGCTATGTGGCCGCGCTCGAGGAGCTGATCGTCCGCACTCTCGCCGCCTTCAACGTCCGTGGCGAGCGGCGCGAGGACCGGGTCGGCGTCTGGGTCGCCCGCCCGGACAAGGGGCCGGGCTTCGAGGACAAGATCGCCGCCATCGGGGTACGGCTGCGGCGCTGGGTGGCGTTCCATGGGATCGCCATCAATGTTGAGCCGGACCTCGGCCACTTCGCCGGCATCGTGCCCTGCGGCGTGGTCGACCCGCGCTATGGCGTCACCAGCCTGGTCGACCTCGGCCTGCCGGTGACCCTGCCCGACGTCGACGTGGCGCTGCGCCAGACCTTCGAGGAGATCTTCGGCGCCACCCGGCGCGCGGACGCCCCGTCGGCTGCCTGA
- a CDS encoding oxaloacetate decarboxylase, with product MIVQERREAFRAVLAGRAVVRPGSVYDALSARIAEDLGFEIGILGGSAASLAILGDPDLVLITLSELAEQVRRITRAGRLPVMVDADHGYGNALNVRRTVQELEAAGAAALTIEDTLLPQHYGEAKPQLISLDEGVGKIEAAIDGRNDRSLVIFGRTGAASITSLDDAIVRARAYEGAGVDALFFTGLRRRDELAAIAAATRLPIMLGTVDGDLDDDAFLAAHRVRIANQGHAPIAAAIAAVHATLKALREGRKPKDLAGLPAAELTRQVTREAEMKARVARWLGGRP from the coding sequence ATGATCGTGCAGGAGCGTCGCGAGGCCTTCCGCGCCGTTCTCGCCGGCCGTGCCGTTGTACGGCCCGGCTCTGTCTACGATGCGCTGTCGGCGCGCATTGCCGAGGACCTCGGCTTCGAGATCGGGATCCTCGGCGGCTCTGCGGCCTCGCTTGCCATCCTCGGCGATCCCGACCTCGTGCTGATCACCTTGAGCGAACTCGCCGAGCAGGTCCGCCGCATCACCCGCGCCGGCCGTCTGCCGGTGATGGTCGACGCCGATCACGGCTACGGCAATGCGCTCAATGTCCGCCGCACCGTGCAGGAACTCGAGGCCGCCGGCGCCGCGGCGCTCACCATCGAGGATACGCTGCTGCCGCAGCACTACGGCGAGGCGAAGCCGCAACTGATTTCCCTCGATGAGGGCGTCGGCAAGATCGAAGCGGCGATCGACGGCCGCAACGATCGCTCGCTCGTCATCTTCGGCCGGACCGGCGCCGCTTCGATCACCTCGCTGGACGACGCCATCGTCCGCGCCAGGGCTTACGAGGGGGCCGGCGTTGATGCGCTGTTCTTCACCGGGCTCAGGCGCCGCGATGAACTCGCTGCCATCGCCGCGGCAACCCGTCTGCCGATCATGCTCGGCACCGTCGACGGCGATCTCGACGACGACGCCTTCCTCGCCGCCCACCGCGTCCGCATCGCCAATCAGGGCCATGCGCCGATCGCCGCTGCGATCGCGGCGGTCCATGCCACGCTCAAGGCGCTGCGCGAGGGCAGGAAGCCGAAGGACCTCGCCGGGCTGCCCGCGGCGGAGCTGACCAGGCAGGTGACGCGCGAGGCCGAGATGAAAGCGCGCGTCGCCCGGTGGCTCGGTGGCCGGCCATGA
- a CDS encoding DUF305 domain-containing protein, with amino-acid sequence MKSRITITAIALMLGAGGAFALSSEHQHEHQAPAQTQPQSQDETKDHPKDQSQVRDNAVPDQCRAAIQSMPRGCMEMMQRMGGMMGGGMMGGGAGGGGMMGGGNRGGMTGGGASPSAADAGASTSTRAYLAAVEKMHGPMTEGVKASDPDVAFVRGMIAHHEGAIDMARVVLAYGNDPLARTWAEQTIREQQHQIDEMQAWLTKQQK; translated from the coding sequence ATGAAGAGCAGGATTACCATCACGGCCATTGCACTGATGCTGGGCGCCGGCGGTGCCTTTGCCCTGTCCTCTGAGCACCAGCACGAACATCAGGCGCCGGCGCAAACCCAACCTCAATCCCAGGACGAGACCAAGGACCATCCTAAGGACCAGTCGCAGGTCAGGGACAACGCCGTGCCGGATCAGTGCCGCGCCGCGATTCAGTCGATGCCGCGTGGCTGCATGGAGATGATGCAGCGCATGGGCGGCATGATGGGCGGTGGAATGATGGGCGGCGGTGCTGGTGGCGGAGGCATGATGGGGGGCGGCAATCGCGGCGGCATGACGGGAGGAGGGGCTTCCCCCAGCGCCGCCGATGCCGGCGCTTCGACATCGACCAGGGCGTATCTCGCAGCGGTGGAGAAGATGCATGGTCCGATGACGGAAGGCGTCAAGGCGTCCGATCCCGACGTTGCTTTCGTGCGGGGCATGATTGCCCATCACGAGGGGGCGATCGACATGGCGCGCGTGGTGCTGGCCTATGGCAACGATCCCCTGGCGAGGACCTGGGCGGAACAGACGATCCGGGAGCAGCAGCATCAGATCGACGAGATGCAGGCCTGGCTTACCAAGCAGCAGAAGTAG
- a CDS encoding acylphosphatase — protein sequence MTAGGQGGDIIRHLEVRGRVQGVGYRAFVAGIAQDHDLAGWVRNRRDGSVEAALAGSEEVVGEVIESLRRGPPLAKVASLEVRTGTQALLDLRPRGEFFAVLPTL from the coding sequence ATGACGGCGGGCGGCCAGGGCGGCGACATCATCCGCCACCTCGAGGTTCGCGGCCGCGTGCAGGGCGTCGGTTATCGCGCCTTCGTCGCCGGCATCGCCCAGGACCATGATCTCGCCGGCTGGGTCCGCAACCGCCGCGACGGTTCGGTCGAGGCCGCGCTGGCCGGATCCGAAGAGGTCGTCGGGGAGGTGATCGAATCGCTTCGCCGCGGTCCGCCGCTGGCCAAGGTCGCTTCCCTCGAAGTCCGCACAGGTACGCAGGCACTTCTTGACCTGCGGCCGCGCGGCGAATTTTTTGCCGTACTTCCAACACTTTGA
- a CDS encoding polysaccharide deacetylase family protein — MKATLPVLAALLALLVPHGAAANCQRPGALGTSRVLSVDPRTYPRVGTKSFPASLPLADKEVVLTFDDGPSPPTTRKVLAALARECVRATFFLIGRNAAAHPGVVKAIAAAGHTIGHHSWSHPDMSKIPADVAERDIDRGMAANDAVLGLSAAAAPATPFFRFPYFSSTPRLLDALQDRGIAVFGADLWASDWNDMTPEQELNLVMERLQNARKGIILFHDTKGRTAAMMPSFLRWLRENDYRIVHIAPARPGHA, encoded by the coding sequence GTGAAAGCGACCCTTCCCGTCCTCGCCGCTCTCCTCGCTCTTCTCGTGCCCCACGGTGCGGCGGCGAATTGTCAGCGCCCGGGAGCGCTCGGCACCTCACGCGTGCTCAGCGTCGATCCGAGGACCTATCCGCGGGTCGGCACCAAGAGCTTTCCGGCCAGCCTGCCGCTCGCCGACAAGGAGGTGGTGCTGACTTTCGACGACGGTCCGTCACCGCCGACGACCCGCAAGGTGCTCGCGGCCCTCGCCCGTGAATGCGTGCGTGCGACCTTCTTCCTGATCGGCCGCAATGCGGCGGCACATCCGGGCGTGGTGAAGGCCATCGCCGCGGCCGGCCACACCATCGGCCATCACTCATGGTCCCATCCGGACATGAGCAAGATCCCCGCTGACGTGGCGGAACGCGATATCGACCGCGGTATGGCCGCCAATGACGCCGTGCTCGGCCTGTCCGCCGCCGCTGCGCCGGCGACCCCGTTCTTCCGGTTCCCCTATTTTTCTTCGACGCCGAGACTGCTCGACGCGCTCCAGGACCGCGGTATCGCAGTGTTCGGCGCCGATCTGTGGGCCAGCGACTGGAACGACATGACGCCGGAGCAGGAGCTCAATCTGGTCATGGAACGGCTGCAAAATGCCCGCAAAGGGATCATCTTGTTTCATGATACCAAAGGCCGGACGGCGGCAATGATGCCGTCGTTCCTGCGCTGGCTGCGCGAGAACGACTATCGGATCGTTCACATCGCACCGGCGCGGCCGGGTCACGCCTGA
- a CDS encoding FliM/FliN family flagellar motor switch protein codes for MPTLDKVSVDLMVVLGTTTMPIHQVMRLSRGAIIELDASEQDEVKVLANNLPIASGAVVVNRNRIAVEVKQMLPRTPDTR; via the coding sequence GTGCCAACCCTCGATAAAGTTTCCGTCGATCTCATGGTCGTGCTGGGCACGACCACGATGCCCATCCACCAGGTGATGCGGCTGAGCCGCGGCGCCATCATCGAGCTGGATGCCAGCGAGCAGGATGAGGTCAAGGTCCTGGCCAACAACCTGCCCATCGCCAGCGGGGCGGTCGTGGTCAATCGCAACCGCATCGCCGTCGAAGTCAAGCAAATGTTGCCCAGGACGCCGGATACAAGGTGA